The Thiosulfativibrio zosterae genome has a window encoding:
- the hemN gene encoding oxygen-independent coproporphyrinogen III oxidase, producing MEQTIQFDEALIKRYNQSGPRYTSYPTAVQFTEGFGIADYQRAVERSNQSDKALSLYFHIPFCDTVCFFCACNKVWTRDRSKAKPYLERLFKEIEMQSKLFDPSRKVDQLHWGGGTPTFINMEEMTQLMNKTRQHFNLHDDDSGEYSIEIDPREANRESVKLLRTLGFNRMSLGVQDFDEKVQKAVNRIQTQAETFEVLDAAHESGFMSVNVDLIYGLPLQTETGFIKTLDRVLEANPDRFSIFNYAHMPSMFPTQKKMNEADMPSPDEKLAILYAATQRLLEAGYVYIGMDHFAKPDDELAIAQRNETLYRNFQGYSTHAECDLVGMGATSISLINNTYAQNYKGLDEYYAAIDSEKLAVFRGVELNEDDELRRDVITRLISHFHLNFAKIDALWGVRFDEYFASELKALAPMVEDGLVKMTSSDIYVTAAGRLLIRNICMVFDAYLKQGTQNRFSKVI from the coding sequence ATGGAACAAACAATACAATTTGATGAAGCCTTAATTAAACGCTACAACCAATCTGGGCCTAGATATACCTCCTATCCAACCGCGGTGCAATTTACTGAAGGGTTTGGCATTGCAGATTATCAGCGAGCTGTTGAACGCAGCAATCAGTCAGACAAGGCCTTGTCGTTATATTTTCACATTCCATTTTGCGATACCGTGTGCTTCTTTTGTGCCTGCAATAAAGTCTGGACGCGAGACCGCTCAAAAGCCAAACCTTACTTAGAGCGCTTGTTTAAAGAAATTGAAATGCAATCTAAGTTGTTTGATCCCAGTCGTAAAGTAGACCAATTACATTGGGGCGGCGGGACTCCGACCTTTATCAATATGGAAGAAATGACGCAGTTGATGAACAAAACGCGTCAACATTTTAATTTACATGACGATGATTCTGGGGAATATTCAATTGAAATAGACCCTCGTGAAGCCAATCGAGAGTCGGTGAAACTACTGCGCACTTTGGGCTTTAATCGCATGAGTTTAGGGGTGCAAGATTTTGACGAAAAGGTTCAAAAAGCCGTCAATCGTATCCAAACCCAAGCCGAAACGTTTGAAGTGTTGGATGCCGCGCATGAATCTGGGTTTATGTCGGTGAATGTCGATTTAATTTATGGCTTGCCTTTACAAACTGAAACCGGGTTTATCAAAACGCTAGACAGAGTGTTAGAGGCTAATCCAGATCGTTTTTCGATTTTCAATTATGCACACATGCCCAGTATGTTCCCCACCCAAAAGAAAATGAATGAAGCTGATATGCCTTCACCGGATGAAAAGTTGGCGATTTTGTATGCGGCAACTCAGCGTTTGCTTGAGGCCGGTTATGTGTATATAGGTATGGACCATTTTGCAAAACCAGACGATGAGTTGGCGATTGCACAACGCAATGAAACCCTGTATCGCAATTTTCAGGGTTATTCCACGCACGCCGAATGTGATTTGGTCGGGATGGGGGCAACTTCGATTTCGTTGATTAATAATACCTATGCGCAAAACTATAAGGGTTTGGACGAGTATTATGCCGCCATAGATTCTGAAAAATTAGCGGTGTTTAGAGGCGTTGAGTTGAATGAGGACGATGAATTGCGTCGTGATGTGATTACCCGTTTAATCAGTCATTTCCATTTAAATTTTGCCAAAATTGATGCCTTATGGGGGGTTCGTTTTGATGAGTATTTTGCCAGTGAACTGAAAGCCTTAGCACCGATGGTAGAAGATGGATTGGTCAAAATGACCTCAAGCGATATCTATGTGACCGCGGCAGGGCGTTTGTTAATTCGTAATATTTGTATGGTGTTTGACGCCTATTTAAAACAGGGAACTCAAAACCGTTTTTCTAAGGTGATTTAA
- a CDS encoding Uma2 family endonuclease, with amino-acid sequence MGALQNNHPHYKLQDYELWEGRWELIEGIPYAMSPAPSIRHQSVSQRIALQLGNQLQNCQTCQALLPIDWRIAEDTVVQPDNLVVCGEVTGQYLTRAPEIIFEILSPSTASKDRNLKFELYEREGVKYYVIVDPETQVAKLYQRFADGRFVKQIDAEKQQFVFDLGECQLAFDFSLIWS; translated from the coding sequence ATGGGCGCTTTACAAAATAATCACCCCCATTACAAGCTGCAAGATTATGAACTTTGGGAAGGGCGTTGGGAGCTTATCGAGGGCATTCCTTATGCGATGAGTCCTGCGCCTTCGATTCGACATCAAAGTGTCAGTCAGAGAATTGCGTTGCAATTAGGCAATCAGTTACAAAACTGTCAAACTTGCCAAGCCCTGTTGCCGATTGATTGGCGTATTGCAGAAGACACTGTGGTGCAACCTGATAATCTGGTGGTGTGTGGCGAAGTGACTGGGCAATATTTGACGCGCGCACCTGAAATCATTTTTGAGATTTTATCCCCTTCAACGGCTTCGAAAGATCGAAACCTCAAGTTTGAACTTTATGAGCGCGAGGGGGTTAAATACTATGTGATTGTTGACCCAGAAACTCAAGTGGCCAAGTTATATCAGCGATTTGCCGATGGGCGTTTTGTGAAACAAATCGACGCTGAAAAACAGCAATTTGTGTTTGATTTGGGCGAGTGTCAACTAGCGTTTGATTTTAGTTTAATTTGGTCTTGA
- a CDS encoding 3-deoxy-D-manno-octulosonic acid transferase: MNLLTYRFLLTLAKPLIAYSGWKRCQKYQDIETPIQHCFAARFGRNPSTFQKGGIWIHAVSVGETRSIFPLLSNLHQDYPELSLTVTNGSTQGALQALKFSPVPIQHQMIPYDFPNSVNRFLDQLQPKLVLMVETEIWPNLYQACHERKIPIVLINARLKETSFDAYRKWGGQMLRDALNQTTFIAAQFPADAQRFAKLGALPEKIKTLGNLKFDIEIQPGLVKIGQEFTQKNALAERFIWVAASTHENEETLILQAHQVLLQRIPTALLILVPRHANRFAEVQKICEASPLRTQTRSQLQHTQTTLSASTQVLLGDSVGELMLWFSVSQVAFIGGSLVPFGGHNILEPAALNKPVLSGPWFQNLQSLFEPFITAEAIQICETPEHLASTLIEFAQTPEKQKAAGEAAYNCFAQQTGALKRLMNELRSLLD, translated from the coding sequence ATGAATCTTCTGACATATCGTTTTCTACTGACTTTAGCCAAACCGCTGATTGCCTATTCTGGTTGGAAACGTTGTCAAAAATATCAAGACATTGAAACACCCATTCAACATTGTTTTGCCGCTCGTTTTGGTCGTAACCCAAGCACCTTTCAAAAAGGTGGCATTTGGATTCATGCTGTTTCGGTAGGTGAAACCCGCTCTATTTTTCCATTACTGTCAAACCTTCACCAAGATTACCCCGAGCTTTCCCTCACCGTTACCAACGGCTCAACCCAAGGCGCATTGCAAGCACTCAAGTTCTCCCCTGTGCCCATTCAACACCAAATGATCCCCTACGATTTCCCTAATTCGGTTAATCGTTTTTTAGATCAACTCCAACCTAAACTGGTGCTTATGGTGGAAACGGAAATCTGGCCCAATTTATATCAGGCCTGTCATGAACGAAAAATTCCAATCGTCTTAATCAACGCACGTCTCAAAGAAACTTCTTTTGACGCCTATCGAAAATGGGGTGGTCAAATGTTGCGCGATGCGCTGAACCAAACCACTTTTATCGCCGCCCAATTTCCAGCCGATGCACAGCGCTTTGCCAAACTAGGGGCATTGCCTGAAAAGATTAAAACCCTTGGAAACCTCAAATTTGATATCGAAATTCAACCAGGCCTGGTTAAAATTGGGCAAGAATTCACGCAAAAAAACGCTTTAGCAGAAAGATTTATTTGGGTTGCAGCCAGCACCCACGAGAACGAAGAAACATTGATACTGCAAGCGCACCAAGTGCTGTTGCAACGCATTCCAACCGCACTGTTAATTCTTGTGCCGCGCCATGCTAATCGTTTTGCAGAAGTCCAAAAAATTTGCGAAGCCTCGCCTCTGCGCACACAAACCAGAAGTCAGCTCCAGCACACTCAGACAACCTTGTCAGCATCAACCCAAGTGTTATTGGGCGACAGTGTGGGCGAGTTAATGTTATGGTTTTCGGTTAGCCAGGTCGCATTTATTGGTGGCAGCCTAGTCCCATTTGGCGGGCACAATATTTTAGAACCAGCCGCGCTCAACAAACCTGTTTTGTCGGGTCCTTGGTTTCAAAACCTACAGTCTTTGTTTGAACCTTTTATTACTGCCGAAGCCATTCAGATTTGTGAAACGCCCGAACACCTTGCCAGCACCTTAATTGAATTTGCCCAAACCCCAGAAAAACAAAAAGCGGCTGGAGAAGCCGCTTATAACTGTTTTGCTCAACAAACTGGTGCATTGAAGCGTTTGATGAATGAGCTTCGCTCTTTGCTTGATTAA
- a CDS encoding KpsF/GutQ family sugar-phosphate isomerase, with amino-acid sequence MNINAIDIAKRVFDIEAQAIYHLKSQLDEHFTQAVQAILETQGRLVICGMGKSGLIGKKIMATLASTGTPCFFMHPGEAFHGDLGMVSRQDIFLALSNSGETEEVIKLLPFLKDNGNIIISMTGRPQSTLATNSHFHLNIAVPQEACPHQLAPTSSTTATLVMGDALAVALMEARNFQPQDFARFHPGGSLGRKLLTLVKHEMKSENLPFVSATASMSQVIHTMTEGRLGLCIVDNGKGIITDGDLRRHMEEDLASLVNKTAQDIMSPNPKTIDAQAKLAEAEELMNAKKITSLLVSDQENIVGVIQIYDLNK; translated from the coding sequence ATGAACATTAATGCTATTGACATTGCCAAGCGTGTTTTTGACATAGAAGCCCAAGCGATTTACCACTTAAAAAGCCAGTTAGATGAGCACTTTACCCAAGCGGTTCAAGCCATTTTAGAAACCCAGGGTCGTTTAGTGATTTGTGGCATGGGCAAGTCAGGCTTAATAGGTAAAAAGATTATGGCCACCCTTGCCAGCACCGGAACACCTTGCTTCTTTATGCATCCGGGGGAAGCCTTTCATGGTGATTTGGGTATGGTGTCGCGCCAAGATATCTTTTTAGCCTTGTCCAATTCCGGTGAAACCGAAGAAGTCATCAAGCTGCTGCCCTTTTTAAAAGACAATGGCAATATCATTATTTCCATGACAGGTCGCCCTCAATCGACCTTAGCCACCAACTCACACTTTCACTTAAATATTGCAGTTCCACAAGAAGCCTGCCCGCATCAACTTGCCCCAACTTCGTCAACCACCGCCACTTTAGTCATGGGTGACGCTTTAGCTGTGGCCTTGATGGAAGCGCGTAATTTTCAACCGCAAGACTTTGCGCGTTTTCATCCAGGCGGCAGTTTGGGACGAAAGCTACTCACGCTGGTCAAGCACGAAATGAAATCGGAAAACTTGCCGTTTGTATCTGCAACTGCCAGCATGAGCCAGGTGATTCACACCATGACCGAAGGGCGCTTGGGATTATGTATTGTGGATAACGGTAAAGGGATTATCACCGATGGTGATTTGCGTCGTCACATGGAAGAAGACTTGGCTTCTTTGGTCAATAAAACGGCGCAAGACATTATGAGTCCAAATCCCAAAACAATCGATGCCCAAGCCAAACTCGCAGAAGCCGAAGAATTGATGAACGCCAAAAAAATTACTTCTTTGCTGGTTTCCGATCAGGAAAATATTGTGGGCGTGATTCAAATTTACGACTTAAACAAATAA
- a CDS encoding acyloxyacyl hydrolase encodes MSLVKKLFYPTFLMALLVSPTSQADTSNDSLMNLTIMGAIASLGFACYQGQDPCVLKPNLDTERKTLSIDQGSDETIHQVRVALGADWQNDLYNSEQFRISGRWEVNVNYWYSSQTKPLNKDGYILGLSPVFNYDWKLSPITPYLELGGGPQLLSDVTIENEFKSTQFQFGSILGLGMKSKSYEVGYRYLHISNANIELPNPGTDIHGLHIAYKF; translated from the coding sequence ATGTCCTTAGTAAAAAAACTGTTTTACCCAACTTTTTTAATGGCCTTATTGGTCAGCCCAACTAGCCAAGCTGACACCTCCAATGACTCTTTGATGAACTTAACCATTATGGGCGCTATCGCCTCCTTAGGTTTTGCCTGCTATCAAGGTCAAGACCCTTGCGTCTTAAAACCCAATCTCGATACCGAGCGCAAAACACTGAGTATCGATCAAGGCAGTGATGAAACGATTCATCAAGTTCGAGTCGCTTTGGGTGCCGACTGGCAAAACGACCTCTATAACAGTGAGCAATTTAGGATTTCTGGACGCTGGGAAGTGAATGTAAACTACTGGTATTCCAGTCAAACAAAACCGCTTAACAAAGACGGTTACATACTAGGGCTCTCTCCGGTCTTTAATTATGATTGGAAACTTTCGCCCATTACACCCTACTTAGAATTGGGCGGAGGACCACAACTTTTGTCGGATGTCACCATTGAAAATGAGTTTAAATCGACCCAATTTCAATTTGGTAGCATCTTAGGGCTAGGCATGAAATCTAAAAGTTATGAAGTTGGCTATCGCTACCTGCATATATCAAATGCGAACATTGAGCTACCAAACCCTGGCACTGACATCCACGGTCTACACATCGCCTACAAATTTTAA
- the hldE gene encoding bifunctional D-glycero-beta-D-manno-heptose-7-phosphate kinase/D-glycero-beta-D-manno-heptose 1-phosphate adenylyltransferase HldE has product MLDQYWSGRANRISPEAPVPVVKVSSDDIRAGGAANVALNIAALGAQVDLMGIIGQDEFGSQLDRVLSAAGVKSHWTYSDAGTICKLRVLSHHQQLIRMDFENPVPQADALALTEALAQKVAGYDALVISDYAKGALQFVEQMITAAKSHQVPVLIDPKGNDFTIYQGATLIKPNQGEFEVIVGGCESTEVLLEKAQALITTLGLEALLVTRSEHGMALVSQTAKPYLLKSQAQEVFDVTGAGDTVMATLATAFASGMSLPASVNLANQAASIVVKKVGTSTVTRAELEEQLKNNQRHQGYASMSEDEVKTLVKIAQDKGERVVFTNGCFDLLHSGHVRYLNEAARLGDRLVVAVNTDESVQVLKGPTRPIVNLDSRMELLSALSCVDWVLPFSEETPERLICELKPNVLVKGGDYKPENIAGAQCVWANGGQVEVLSFWQGYSTTSMVNKIEAAKAAEGGK; this is encoded by the coding sequence ATGTTAGACCAATACTGGTCTGGTCGCGCCAACCGAATTTCCCCTGAAGCCCCTGTGCCGGTTGTCAAAGTTTCTAGTGACGATATTCGTGCTGGCGGGGCTGCCAATGTGGCGTTAAATATTGCCGCACTGGGCGCTCAAGTAGATTTAATGGGCATTATTGGCCAGGACGAATTTGGTTCACAACTCGATAGAGTACTCAGTGCCGCGGGTGTTAAGTCGCATTGGACCTATTCTGATGCGGGTACGATTTGTAAACTGCGTGTGCTGAGCCATCATCAACAGCTCATTCGTATGGATTTTGAAAATCCGGTACCCCAAGCAGATGCCCTAGCTTTAACCGAAGCCTTAGCCCAAAAAGTGGCTGGTTATGATGCATTGGTGATTTCTGATTATGCGAAAGGTGCCTTGCAGTTTGTTGAGCAAATGATTACCGCAGCAAAATCCCATCAAGTTCCCGTTTTAATTGATCCCAAAGGTAATGACTTTACCATATACCAAGGGGCAACTTTAATTAAGCCGAATCAAGGTGAGTTTGAAGTGATTGTGGGTGGTTGCGAATCGACAGAAGTTTTATTGGAAAAAGCGCAAGCCTTGATTACCACTTTGGGCTTAGAAGCCTTATTGGTCACCCGCAGTGAACATGGTATGGCGTTAGTGTCACAAACGGCTAAGCCTTATTTGCTTAAGTCGCAAGCGCAAGAAGTTTTTGATGTCACTGGGGCTGGCGATACCGTGATGGCAACTTTGGCTACTGCTTTCGCCAGCGGCATGAGCTTACCAGCCTCAGTTAATTTGGCCAACCAAGCTGCCAGTATAGTGGTGAAAAAGGTCGGAACCTCCACGGTCACTCGCGCTGAACTTGAAGAACAACTTAAAAATAATCAGCGTCATCAAGGTTATGCTTCTATGAGTGAGGATGAGGTTAAGACGTTGGTTAAAATTGCGCAAGACAAGGGTGAGCGAGTTGTTTTTACCAATGGCTGTTTTGATTTGTTGCACAGTGGTCATGTGCGTTATTTAAATGAAGCCGCACGTTTGGGCGACCGCTTAGTGGTGGCCGTGAATACTGATGAGTCTGTTCAAGTTTTGAAAGGTCCTACGCGTCCTATTGTTAACTTAGACAGTCGGATGGAGTTGTTGTCGGCGTTGAGCTGCGTGGATTGGGTATTGCCCTTTTCAGAAGAAACGCCAGAGCGCCTAATTTGTGAATTAAAGCCCAATGTTTTGGTGAAGGGCGGAGATTACAAGCCCGAAAATATCGCCGGTGCTCAGTGTGTTTGGGCAAATGGTGGACAAGTTGAAGTTTTATCTTTTTGGCAAGGTTATTCCACGACAAGTATGGTGAATAAAATTGAAGCGGCTAAGGCAGCTGAGGGTGGCAAATGA
- a CDS encoding D-sedoheptulose-7-phosphate isomerase, translated as MIQFELALQEHQKAIASVMEMSSQIEISVAKIVACLQSGGKVLWCGNGGSAADAQHMAAELMVRYVKNRAPLASIALTTDSSILTAHSNDYTFETVFSRQVEALAKPGDVLMALSTSGNSANVVNAVIQAKKMGCFVISMTGIKPSQLSEMSDVCYQINSSQTARIQEAHSFISHLICEGLDLAFD; from the coding sequence ATGATTCAGTTTGAGTTAGCATTGCAAGAACATCAGAAAGCCATCGCGTCTGTCATGGAAATGTCATCGCAAATTGAAATCAGTGTTGCTAAAATTGTGGCGTGCCTGCAGTCAGGCGGTAAAGTTCTGTGGTGCGGCAATGGCGGAAGTGCCGCAGATGCGCAACACATGGCTGCTGAGTTGATGGTGCGTTATGTTAAAAATCGAGCGCCTTTGGCTTCTATTGCCTTAACCACAGACTCGTCTATTTTAACGGCTCATAGCAATGACTATACCTTTGAAACAGTTTTTTCTCGTCAGGTAGAAGCCTTGGCTAAGCCGGGTGATGTGTTAATGGCTTTATCCACTTCGGGTAATAGCGCTAATGTGGTTAATGCCGTTATCCAAGCCAAAAAAATGGGCTGTTTTGTGATTTCGATGACTGGCATTAAGCCCAGTCAATTGTCTGAAATGTCGGATGTTTGCTATCAAATTAACAGTTCACAAACAGCGCGTATTCAAGAAGCGCACAGTTTTATCAGTCATCTGATTTGTGAAGGATTAGATTTGGCTTTTGATTAA
- the glk gene encoding glucokinase yields the protein MAALIAGDVGGTKVLLRAFDSESNEVLAQKRYLSADYTSLSVLVSAFIEEFSITQVKAACFGLPGPVQGRRAHLTNLPWLVDADFLVEHCQIEHVEILNDFAAAAYGIDELVEEDLLCLQAGEYQSEGNRLVIGAGSGLGVAPVKNCGGVFVPQASEGGHMDFAPLTEDQIELAAWMHKKWTHVSYERILSGEGIETLYFFFNAKSHGHNRVNISGAADVHRMALAGDEIAIKTLDMFVEVYGAFIGNMALIWGAKAGVYIAGGIAPKILQWMQKPEFLEAAKAKGRMRPWVESMPIYLITNEQLGLLGAVDRAKTLYRTLSLE from the coding sequence ATGGCAGCGTTAATTGCAGGTGATGTGGGCGGAACTAAGGTTTTATTAAGAGCCTTTGACTCAGAAAGCAACGAAGTCTTAGCGCAAAAGCGTTATCTAAGTGCGGATTACACATCGCTGTCTGTATTGGTGAGTGCCTTTATCGAAGAATTCTCAATAACCCAAGTCAAAGCTGCTTGTTTTGGTTTGCCAGGGCCGGTTCAAGGTCGCAGAGCGCACTTAACAAATTTACCCTGGTTGGTTGATGCCGATTTTTTGGTTGAGCACTGCCAGATTGAGCATGTTGAAATACTGAATGACTTTGCCGCCGCCGCTTATGGAATTGACGAGCTGGTTGAAGAAGATTTGTTGTGTTTGCAGGCAGGTGAATACCAATCTGAAGGCAATCGTTTAGTCATAGGTGCTGGCTCAGGGCTGGGGGTGGCGCCTGTCAAAAATTGTGGTGGCGTTTTTGTGCCTCAGGCTTCAGAAGGCGGGCATATGGATTTTGCACCCCTAACGGAAGATCAGATTGAATTAGCGGCTTGGATGCACAAAAAGTGGACTCATGTATCTTATGAGCGTATTCTATCGGGTGAAGGAATCGAGACGCTCTATTTCTTTTTTAATGCCAAAAGTCATGGCCATAATCGTGTGAATATTAGCGGTGCAGCAGATGTGCATAGAATGGCACTGGCAGGGGATGAAATTGCCATCAAAACGCTGGATATGTTCGTTGAAGTCTATGGTGCGTTTATCGGAAATATGGCATTAATTTGGGGGGCAAAAGCCGGTGTTTACATCGCAGGTGGTATTGCCCCCAAAATTTTACAATGGATGCAAAAGCCTGAGTTTTTAGAAGCCGCAAAAGCAAAAGGACGAATGAGACCTTGGGTTGAATCTATGCCCATCTATTTAATCACAAACGAACAGCTAGGCTTATTGGGCGCGGTAGATAGAGCAAAAACCCTCTATCGCACCTTGAGTTTAGAATAA